One Phosphitispora fastidiosa DNA window includes the following coding sequences:
- the recJ gene encoding single-stranded-DNA-specific exonuclease RecJ, translating to MTKNISQQGPGVARNWRIPKPNAALMDIFSLKLGISRVVAQILINRGITTTAEARNFLSGKTELLNAPLLMKDMEKAVDRIRRAVANSEKIRIFGDYDVDGVTSTAVLLKALQRIGAAADYYIPVRLTEGYGMNQEAVRAAGRDGVNLIITVDSGISALAEVGLANILGIDVIITDHHEPPAELPVASAVINPKQADCPYPFKDLAGVGVAFKLGQCLLEETDLGELREMAELLSLGTIADIVPLKGENRVFVKEGLKFLGSTVNIGLRALMEECGIDPANVSTRQVAYQMAPRINAAGRLGDAAICVRLLLSEDEAEAKALAAELCSLNVRRQNVEAGIYAEALEMIQGGVPGGGIDLDRDKVIVLAKEGWHLGVIGIVASKLVQDFYRPVVLLGIDGETAKGSARSIPPFNIFEAFRAGQDYLIRYGGHSQAAGLTLAAENIAGFREAVNRHASQLITEDDLVPEVFIDTEVELSELDIKLFCQLEMLAPYGCQNPDPVLACRNAGVLDYRKVGSDGSHLKLRVTDNKLVMDGIGFNLGAQGAILEDDECFDLVFALEKNEWNGRTRLQLNVKDIRPARQAAGSDSQVSAGSGSLGSVEEDSESQNNFIDELFRDAVSSLTDDYYRDIGAKEEFYTKIAGVTFGNRQEVAAHLVEGQRLYLVREPDNPHDANAIRVETVSGVQAGYLNARLARHFAPLLDRGERYDIYVSQVTGGEDRNYGVNIIIQKTREEAREQLTEKLASMREELSALDDEKLLDRIRQALLGEWPYRDKQKEAVRYLLQGCNTLAIFGTGRGKSAVFQTAAAFKAIRSREITVIVYPLRALVNDQFENMSVKLERLGLRVFKGNGSISEMERAQLFAALEAEEIDVLLTTPEFVLHHMLRLQQMTRKMGLFVVDESHHIGMSSMAHRPIYRRLGEIAASLGSPPVLAVTATADEEVAGEIIHTLGVAKVVIDPHVRTNLLLIDQRDCPDKNNYLKQVVSTGSKCIIYVNSRLQTVELAAMLRESLPAKANRIVFYHAGLSSAQRNNIERMFRTGEITAVVSTSAFGEGIDIPDIRHILVFHLNFNFTEFNQQCGRCGRDGEKAQIHLLCGKRDAAINSFILDASSPDRDTLAKLFVVLRELAEKSQPVNASNEEIAGRLKDAGIKFARPNLVSACLGILEELRLIRRESVGRAREIYLESVPNKKVALESSLRFLEGQEEKQAFQEFEEGFLTASSDELLCLINRPIYPEKYLDIHYPPENKCDIIIN from the coding sequence GTGACAAAAAATATTTCTCAACAGGGTCCGGGAGTTGCCCGGAATTGGCGTATCCCAAAACCAAATGCGGCACTAATGGATATATTTTCTTTGAAACTGGGTATATCAAGGGTGGTTGCCCAGATCCTGATTAACAGGGGGATCACCACAACTGCAGAAGCACGAAACTTCCTGTCAGGGAAAACAGAGCTGCTGAATGCCCCGTTGTTGATGAAGGATATGGAAAAAGCTGTGGACAGAATACGCCGTGCTGTGGCTAACAGCGAAAAAATACGTATTTTCGGAGATTACGATGTTGACGGGGTTACCAGTACTGCTGTGCTGCTAAAAGCGCTGCAAAGGATAGGCGCTGCAGCCGATTATTACATACCTGTAAGGCTGACCGAAGGTTATGGCATGAATCAGGAAGCGGTGAGGGCCGCAGGCAGGGACGGAGTTAATCTGATAATTACAGTTGACAGCGGAATTTCTGCCCTTGCAGAGGTCGGGTTGGCCAACATTCTGGGCATAGATGTTATTATTACAGACCATCATGAACCACCGGCAGAACTGCCGGTGGCATCTGCCGTAATCAATCCCAAGCAGGCTGATTGTCCTTACCCCTTTAAGGACCTGGCAGGAGTTGGGGTGGCCTTTAAGCTTGGACAGTGTCTGCTTGAAGAGACAGACCTGGGGGAATTAAGGGAAATGGCAGAACTTCTCAGTCTGGGTACTATTGCCGATATAGTGCCATTAAAGGGCGAGAACAGGGTCTTTGTAAAGGAAGGGCTTAAATTCCTGGGCAGTACGGTAAATATAGGGCTGCGGGCCCTTATGGAGGAGTGCGGCATAGACCCTGCTAATGTGAGTACACGTCAGGTTGCTTACCAGATGGCGCCAAGAATCAATGCCGCCGGAAGGCTTGGTGATGCCGCTATCTGTGTCAGGCTCCTGCTCAGCGAGGATGAGGCAGAAGCGAAGGCGCTGGCGGCGGAGCTGTGTTCATTAAATGTGAGAAGACAGAACGTTGAGGCCGGGATTTATGCGGAGGCTCTGGAAATGATACAGGGTGGCGTACCGGGTGGCGGCATTGACCTCGACAGGGATAAGGTCATAGTCCTGGCAAAAGAGGGCTGGCACCTGGGGGTTATTGGGATCGTGGCCTCCAAACTGGTGCAGGATTTTTACAGGCCGGTAGTCCTTCTCGGCATTGATGGCGAAACTGCCAAGGGATCAGCCAGAAGTATCCCCCCATTTAACATTTTTGAGGCCTTTAGGGCCGGCCAGGATTACCTGATTAGGTACGGCGGACACAGTCAGGCCGCAGGGCTGACCCTGGCTGCGGAAAACATTGCCGGATTTAGGGAGGCGGTTAACCGCCATGCCTCTCAGCTGATAACGGAAGATGATCTGGTTCCGGAGGTGTTTATTGACACTGAAGTGGAACTGAGTGAACTTGATATTAAATTATTCTGTCAGTTGGAGATGCTGGCTCCATATGGGTGCCAGAACCCTGACCCGGTCCTGGCCTGCCGCAATGCAGGGGTGCTCGATTACCGCAAGGTCGGCTCAGATGGGTCTCATCTCAAACTAAGGGTTACCGATAACAAGCTGGTAATGGATGGGATAGGATTTAACCTTGGTGCTCAGGGAGCAATTCTGGAGGATGACGAATGTTTTGATTTGGTCTTTGCCCTGGAAAAAAACGAATGGAACGGGAGGACACGTCTTCAACTGAATGTCAAGGACATCAGGCCTGCCCGGCAGGCTGCCGGAAGTGACAGCCAGGTTTCTGCCGGAAGTGGCAGCCTGGGTTCTGTGGAGGAAGACTCCGAGAGCCAAAATAATTTTATTGATGAGCTGTTTCGGGACGCGGTTTCATCCCTGACTGATGATTATTATAGAGATATTGGCGCAAAAGAGGAATTTTACACAAAAATTGCCGGGGTTACCTTTGGCAACCGTCAGGAAGTGGCAGCCCACCTCGTAGAAGGACAGCGGCTGTACCTGGTCAGGGAACCGGATAACCCGCATGATGCTAATGCCATCAGGGTGGAGACTGTTTCAGGTGTCCAGGCCGGGTATCTGAATGCGCGGCTGGCCAGGCATTTTGCCCCCCTGTTGGACCGCGGGGAACGGTATGATATCTATGTATCCCAGGTGACCGGTGGTGAAGACAGGAATTATGGTGTCAATATCATCATCCAAAAGACCAGGGAAGAAGCAAGGGAACAATTGACGGAAAAACTTGCCTCTATGAGGGAGGAACTGTCTGCTCTGGATGACGAAAAACTGCTGGACAGGATCAGGCAGGCTCTGCTGGGTGAGTGGCCTTACCGGGACAAACAAAAAGAGGCTGTCAGATATCTGTTGCAGGGCTGTAACACCCTGGCTATTTTTGGAACCGGGCGGGGCAAGTCGGCGGTATTTCAGACGGCAGCCGCCTTTAAAGCGATCCGCAGCCGGGAAATTACCGTTATCGTTTATCCTTTGCGGGCTCTGGTAAATGACCAGTTCGAAAATATGTCTGTTAAATTGGAACGGCTGGGACTCCGTGTTTTTAAAGGGAATGGCTCCATATCTGAAATGGAGCGGGCACAACTTTTTGCAGCCTTAGAAGCGGAAGAGATAGATGTCTTACTAACTACTCCGGAGTTTGTCCTGCACCATATGCTGAGGCTGCAGCAGATGACCAGAAAAATGGGCCTTTTCGTGGTTGACGAAAGTCACCATATCGGAATGTCATCAATGGCTCACCGGCCGATATACAGACGCCTCGGTGAGATTGCCGCTTCTCTGGGCAGTCCTCCGGTCCTGGCTGTTACGGCAACCGCCGATGAGGAGGTTGCCGGAGAAATTATCCATACCCTTGGGGTGGCAAAGGTCGTCATTGACCCACACGTCAGGACTAACCTGCTGCTTATCGATCAAAGGGACTGTCCTGACAAAAACAATTATCTGAAACAGGTTGTCAGTACCGGTTCCAAGTGCATTATATATGTTAACAGCAGGCTGCAGACTGTGGAGTTGGCTGCAATGCTGCGGGAATCCCTCCCGGCTAAGGCCAACAGGATTGTGTTCTATCATGCAGGGTTAAGCAGCGCCCAGAGGAATAATATTGAACGGATGTTCCGGACCGGGGAAATTACTGCCGTTGTGTCTACATCCGCTTTTGGTGAAGGGATTGACATCCCGGATATCAGGCATATTCTGGTTTTTCACCTAAATTTTAATTTTACCGAGTTTAACCAACAGTGCGGCAGATGCGGCCGGGACGGTGAAAAGGCACAAATTCACCTGCTCTGCGGGAAACGGGATGCGGCCATCAACAGTTTTATTCTGGATGCATCCTCACCTGACAGGGATACTTTGGCCAAGCTTTTTGTGGTTCTCCGGGAATTGGCGGAAAAGTCACAACCTGTAAACGCATCAAATGAAGAAATAGCCGGAAGGTTAAAAGATGCCGGGATAAAATTTGCCAGGCCAAACCTGGTCTCAGCCTGCCTGGGAATCCTGGAGGAATTGAGGCTTATCCGGAGGGAGTCGGTGGGAAGGGCCAGGGAAATATACCTGGAATCGGTTCCGAATAAAAAAGTTGCTTTAGAATCATCACTCAGATTTCTGGAAGGACAGGAAGAAAAACAGGCTTTTCAGGAATTCGAGGAGGGTTTTCTTACGGCATCATCAGATGAATTGCTGTGCTTGATTAACAGGCCCATTTACCCGGAAAAATACCTGGATATCCATTATCCACCGGAGAATAAATGTGATATAATTATTAACTAA
- a CDS encoding RelA/SpoT family protein, which translates to MKFRQLIAEIQKYTPYVDIELIRKAYVFAKDAHQGQTRISGEAYINHPLNVAFILAKLELDVVTIAAGLLHDVVEDTGITLENIEEDFGSEVALLVDGVTKLSRIEYKTKMEQQVENLRKMFLAMAKDIRVIMIKLADRLHNMRTLKYMREDKQKEIAFETLEIYAPLAHRLGIYKLKWELEDLSFRFLNPDNYYDLVDGIAKKRAVREAFISNVIRELKDKLEAVGVEAEIQGRPKNFYSIYKKMEEQNKELSQIYDLMAIRVLVESVKDCYGALGMIHTLWKPVPGRFKDYIAMPKSNMYQSLHTTVIGPQGEPLEIQIRTWEMHRTSEYGIAAHWRYKEGTGKDEDFEHKLSWLRQLLEWQTDMGDAREFMETLKIDLFSDTVFVFTPKGDVVELPRDAVPIDFAYRIHTQVGHRCVGAKVNGKLVPLDYKLKNGDIVEIVTTKQANGPSRDWLNLVQTSEARTKIRAWFKKENRDENIIKGKDILEKEVKKLGYDEPAEIIKTDQLNKIARKLNFVTTDDLYCAIGMGVVTPQQIITRVKDDTKKEKVLSIEDFVSKEPRKRSQKPGSGVIVKGEEDVLVRLARCCNPVPGDPIVGYITRGRGVSVHRKDCRNVVVYGLGEDERMIEVAWDNTDKGSYHVHLEISAMDRAGLLNDVMTVLSEMKISADWVSARGTKNRMATIDLVLEVNSLEQLDFIMSKIRRIKDLYDIWRVTPRV; encoded by the coding sequence GTGAAATTCCGCCAGTTGATTGCAGAAATACAAAAATATACCCCATATGTCGATATAGAGCTCATCAGAAAGGCATATGTCTTTGCCAAGGATGCTCATCAGGGGCAGACCCGGATTTCGGGGGAGGCCTATATAAATCATCCCCTTAATGTGGCCTTTATCCTGGCGAAGCTGGAGCTTGATGTAGTCACCATTGCAGCCGGGCTGCTGCATGATGTGGTGGAGGATACCGGCATTACACTGGAGAATATTGAAGAGGATTTTGGCTCTGAGGTCGCCCTTCTGGTTGATGGGGTTACCAAATTGAGCCGTATCGAATACAAGACTAAAATGGAGCAGCAGGTGGAAAACCTCCGCAAGATGTTCCTGGCAATGGCAAAAGACATCCGTGTCATTATGATAAAGCTTGCCGACAGACTGCACAACATGAGAACCCTTAAGTATATGAGAGAAGACAAGCAGAAGGAAATCGCTTTTGAGACCCTTGAAATATATGCTCCCCTGGCACACCGCCTGGGAATCTATAAGCTTAAGTGGGAGTTGGAAGACCTTTCGTTTCGTTTTCTGAACCCGGATAATTATTATGACCTTGTTGATGGAATTGCTAAAAAGCGCGCCGTAAGGGAAGCGTTCATCAGTAATGTTATCAGGGAATTAAAGGATAAACTGGAAGCGGTGGGTGTAGAGGCCGAGATTCAGGGAAGGCCGAAGAATTTCTACAGCATTTATAAGAAAATGGAAGAACAGAATAAGGAACTGAGCCAGATTTATGACCTGATGGCCATCAGGGTGCTGGTGGAAAGTGTCAAGGACTGTTATGGTGCCCTTGGCATGATCCATACCCTCTGGAAGCCGGTACCGGGCAGGTTCAAAGACTATATAGCCATGCCCAAGTCAAACATGTACCAGTCCCTGCACACCACTGTTATCGGGCCCCAGGGGGAACCCCTGGAAATACAGATCAGGACCTGGGAGATGCACAGGACTTCCGAGTACGGTATTGCTGCTCATTGGCGCTATAAAGAGGGGACCGGCAAGGATGAGGATTTTGAACATAAGCTGTCATGGCTGCGCCAACTGCTGGAATGGCAGACAGACATGGGTGATGCCAGGGAATTTATGGAGACTCTCAAGATTGACCTCTTTTCCGACACTGTCTTTGTTTTTACTCCCAAAGGGGATGTAGTAGAGCTGCCGCGGGATGCTGTGCCCATTGATTTTGCGTACAGGATACACACCCAGGTTGGACACCGTTGTGTAGGGGCCAAGGTTAACGGTAAACTGGTACCCCTGGACTACAAGCTCAAGAATGGTGATATTGTTGAAATTGTAACCACCAAACAGGCTAACGGACCCAGCAGAGACTGGCTGAACCTGGTGCAGACTTCAGAGGCCAGGACTAAGATCAGGGCCTGGTTTAAGAAGGAGAACAGGGATGAAAACATCATTAAGGGCAAAGATATACTTGAAAAGGAAGTCAAGAAGCTGGGTTATGACGAACCGGCTGAAATTATCAAGACTGACCAGTTAAACAAAATAGCCAGGAAATTGAACTTTGTGACCACTGATGACCTGTATTGTGCTATCGGAATGGGTGTGGTAACACCACAGCAAATCATTACAAGGGTCAAGGATGATACCAAAAAAGAAAAGGTTCTCAGCATAGAGGATTTTGTCAGTAAAGAACCCCGGAAGAGAAGCCAGAAGCCGGGTAGTGGTGTTATTGTTAAGGGTGAAGAGGATGTCCTGGTCCGCCTGGCGAGATGCTGCAACCCGGTTCCGGGAGACCCCATTGTCGGGTATATAACCAGGGGCCGGGGGGTCTCGGTACACCGTAAGGACTGCCGTAATGTGGTGGTCTACGGCCTGGGGGAAGATGAACGGATGATTGAGGTAGCCTGGGATAACACCGATAAGGGTTCTTACCATGTCCACCTGGAGATTTCGGCTATGGACCGGGCAGGCCTGTTAAATGATGTGATGACAGTACTTTCAGAGATGAAAATCAGCGCCGACTGGGTCAGCGCCCGGGGTACCAAGAACCGGATGGCAACCATCGACCTGGTTCTGGAAGTCAACAGCCTGGAACAGTTGGATTTTATAATGAGTAAAATCAGGCGAATCAAAGACCTTTATGATATTTGGAGGGTTACCCCTCGGGTATAA
- the dtd gene encoding D-aminoacyl-tRNA deacylase: protein MRAVVQRVTKGRVTVENEVVGDIGPGLVVLLGVGREDTIEDARYLAEKIARLRIFEDPEGKMNVSVLDTGGAVLAVSQFTLMGDCRKGRRPSFSEAAAASPAERLYEDFVASLREAGVPVNTGRFQTTMLVEIHNHGPVTMLLDSKKVF, encoded by the coding sequence GTGAGGGCTGTGGTGCAGCGGGTAACCAAGGGCAGGGTCACTGTGGAAAATGAAGTGGTTGGGGATATTGGCCCAGGACTGGTTGTGCTCCTGGGAGTGGGCCGTGAGGATACCATAGAGGATGCCAGATACCTGGCGGAGAAGATCGCCAGGCTTCGCATATTTGAGGACCCGGAGGGTAAAATGAATGTATCGGTCCTGGATACCGGAGGAGCGGTATTGGCCGTATCCCAGTTTACCCTGATGGGGGACTGCCGCAAGGGCCGCAGGCCGAGCTTCTCGGAGGCGGCTGCCGCGTCACCCGCAGAACGCCTGTATGAGGATTTTGTGGCCAGTCTTAGGGAAGCCGGCGTCCCGGTAAATACCGGCCGGTTTCAGACGACAATGCTGGTTGAAATACATAACCATGGTCCGGTTACCATGCTTTTGGATAGTAAGAAGGTGTTTTAA
- a CDS encoding MBL fold metallo-hydrolase has translation MIIKGIPVGFMGANCYVVGCEKTKEAVVIDPGGDVAKIRLYLDEQGFTLKYIIDTHGHIDHIAGNDELREATGAKIMIHEADAAMLGDAKQNLAAFMGFAKTFDSADELLTDGDTIEFGEIKLEVLHTPGHTRGGISLKTEGAVFTGDTLFNGSIGRTDFPGGDFDTIINSIKTKILALPDDTEVYPGHMGQSTIGTERRCNPFLR, from the coding sequence ATGATAATCAAAGGTATCCCGGTAGGATTTATGGGGGCGAACTGTTATGTTGTCGGTTGTGAAAAGACCAAAGAAGCTGTGGTAATAGACCCCGGAGGCGATGTGGCCAAGATCCGGTTATATCTTGATGAACAGGGATTTACCCTCAAGTATATCATTGATACCCATGGACATATTGACCATATTGCCGGAAATGATGAACTACGGGAGGCTACAGGCGCTAAGATAATGATTCATGAGGCAGATGCCGCTATGCTGGGGGATGCTAAGCAGAACCTGGCAGCTTTTATGGGTTTTGCCAAGACCTTCGATTCTGCTGATGAACTGTTGACAGATGGTGATACTATCGAATTTGGAGAAATAAAGCTGGAAGTCCTGCATACGCCGGGACATACCAGGGGCGGTATCAGCCTGAAGACTGAAGGGGCGGTCTTTACCGGTGACACCCTGTTTAACGGTTCTATCGGGAGGACAGATTTCCCGGGAGGGGATTTTGATACCATAATTAACTCCATCAAGACAAAGATACTCGCCCTGCCTGACGATACTGAGGTTTATCCGGGACATATGGGCCAATCCACGATAGGGACAGAACGCCGGTGTAACCCGTTTTTAAGGTAA
- a CDS encoding WG repeat-containing protein, with protein MKTIKTIKTMKTIKPVKRFISTLICMIWISSIITPVWAADSPNYTVEIPCRFDGNAGQFHGGLAVVQNGGKYGVINTMGNVVIDFVYDNLFYNFPDAAKPVPGNYLIAVQNQKWGVIDNSGKPLIPCIYDSISITGTGFAIVGKGRTVRPGPGSIDGVWGIFDLNTGQQVLPVMYANIMPIKDSLTFSVFLGSKAGLVNSSGDFVVALQYDNISSSDDGKLFTVLQANEVGVRLLIKMVKWYCRSIGMVM; from the coding sequence ATGAAAACGATAAAAACGATAAAAACGATGAAAACGATAAAACCGGTAAAAAGATTTATAAGTACATTGATTTGCATGATTTGGATATCCTCAATAATAACTCCGGTATGGGCGGCAGATTCACCTAATTACACAGTTGAGATTCCCTGCCGGTTTGATGGGAATGCCGGTCAATTTCATGGAGGCTTGGCTGTAGTACAGAATGGCGGGAAATACGGTGTTATTAACACAATGGGTAATGTGGTCATAGATTTTGTATATGATAATCTTTTCTATAATTTCCCTGATGCTGCCAAACCCGTTCCCGGTAATTATCTAATTGCTGTACAGAATCAAAAATGGGGAGTTATTGATAATTCGGGGAAGCCGCTGATTCCCTGTATCTATGACTCTATTAGTATAACCGGCACTGGTTTCGCGATTGTGGGCAAGGGTCGGACGGTGCGCCCGGGTCCAGGGTCAATTGACGGTGTTTGGGGCATATTTGATTTGAATACGGGTCAGCAGGTCCTGCCGGTTATGTACGCAAACATTATGCCGATCAAAGATTCATTAACTTTTAGTGTGTTTTTGGGCAGCAAAGCAGGACTGGTCAATAGTTCGGGTGACTTTGTGGTGGCGCTTCAATATGATAACATTTCATCATCAGATGACGGTAAACTGTTTACCGTCCTTCAGGCCAATGAAGTAGGTGTGCGGTTATTAATCAAAATGGTAAAGTGGTACTGCCGCTCGATAGGTATGGTAATGTAA
- a CDS encoding S-layer homology domain-containing protein, giving the protein MVLPLDRYGNVNLWDNTGSILVVSAVTGRWGLKDRSGRTVLPCEYWSIGPVNDNYITANNEKGYAVFNKDGDIVVPFGEFEYIGYRISESMVDVRKNGLIGYISLPEYVEQPESWAQSEVERAIAVGLVPEDMRKDYRDDISRADFCRLAINLIEIKTGMKADVFMNTRGMSKRVSAPITFTDTTEPVILAAGRLGIVNGVGNNRFNPTGTITRQDAAVMLQRTAKVLDFTEPPGDPKVFSDSGNFSDYAVEAIDFVSTAADKETGNSVMAGTGNDNFSPFSPYTRQQAYITVLRLFLAV; this is encoded by the coding sequence GTGGTACTGCCGCTCGATAGGTATGGTAATGTAAATCTATGGGATAATACCGGAAGCATTTTGGTTGTATCAGCAGTTACTGGCAGATGGGGGCTGAAAGACCGCAGCGGAAGGACTGTTCTGCCTTGTGAATATTGGAGTATTGGGCCTGTGAACGATAATTATATCACAGCAAATAACGAAAAAGGATATGCTGTGTTTAATAAAGACGGAGATATAGTTGTCCCATTCGGGGAATTTGAGTATATAGGATACCGTATCAGTGAAAGCATGGTGGACGTAAGAAAGAACGGTTTAATTGGATACATAAGCCTTCCAGAGTACGTGGAACAGCCTGAATCCTGGGCTCAGTCTGAGGTGGAACGTGCTATTGCTGTCGGACTTGTTCCTGAAGATATGCGTAAAGATTACCGGGATGATATCTCCAGGGCTGATTTTTGCCGTCTTGCAATTAATCTTATTGAAATTAAAACGGGGATGAAAGCTGATGTATTTATGAATACCCGTGGTATGTCAAAGCGGGTATCTGCACCAATTACATTTACCGATACAACCGAACCGGTTATTTTAGCGGCCGGCCGTCTGGGCATTGTAAACGGAGTGGGAAACAACAGGTTTAATCCTACAGGAACAATAACCAGGCAGGATGCTGCAGTGATGCTGCAGAGGACAGCAAAAGTGCTTGATTTTACCGAGCCTCCGGGTGATCCAAAGGTATTTTCCGACAGCGGTAACTTCTCCGATTATGCTGTCGAAGCAATAGACTTTGTTTCCACAGCAGCCGATAAAGAAACCGGAAATTCAGTTATGGCCGGTACGGGAAATGACAATTTTTCACCTTTTAGCCCGTACACCAGACAACAGGCATATATTACAGTATTGCGATTGTTTTTGGCGGTTTGA
- a CDS encoding NUDIX domain-containing protein → MNVRPSILIIQNNKILLLKYNYSGQEVFALPGGSPEGDETMERALIRELHEELMLSISVDKLVFAGEVVLPDKKNSTLHCVFTGEVISGIPVVNAAETSALGFQWVDEKLLDSLNLYPNIGRHIQTLIKNGPSNENVYLGKIPQQWF, encoded by the coding sequence ATGAATGTCAGGCCAAGTATCCTCATCATTCAAAACAACAAAATACTCTTATTGAAATACAACTACAGTGGACAAGAAGTCTTTGCGCTCCCCGGAGGCAGTCCAGAAGGTGACGAAACGATGGAGCGCGCCCTTATCAGGGAGTTACACGAAGAACTGATGCTCAGTATATCTGTTGACAAGCTGGTATTTGCCGGAGAGGTTGTGCTGCCTGACAAAAAAAATTCCACCCTCCACTGTGTTTTCACCGGAGAAGTCATCAGCGGCATCCCTGTAGTGAATGCCGCCGAAACGTCAGCGCTGGGTTTTCAGTGGGTGGATGAAAAACTTCTTGATTCACTGAACCTGTACCCTAATATCGGCAGGCACATTCAGACCCTGATAAAAAACGGGCCGTCAAACGAAAATGTTTATCTGGGTAAAATTCCCCAGCAATGGTTTTAG
- a CDS encoding delta-lactam-biosynthetic de-N-acetylase, with amino-acid sequence MRNRVFVVTFIVLVVVSVTALNILTSDKTGSREHSSLIPGQENSGAAEVYDQKEGWGFVKSRQGKLPEVTAHQRDLVKKYDALFMGDNSKKQVTLTFDLGYEKEGLTPRILKILKENNVKASFFVTTHWIEKEPQLARQLISEGHIMGNHTVKHKSLPTLSDNEVKEEILGWEKVAKDAAGYKIKHKYMRPPMGEYSERTLKLTRDMGYRTAFWSVAIKDWLPMEGPQEAIKGITAQLHNGAVVLLHGNSEDVVEGLDRIIKEIRKRGYGIVPIYKI; translated from the coding sequence ATGCGAAACAGGGTGTTTGTGGTGACTTTTATTGTCCTGGTGGTTGTCAGCGTAACCGCGCTAAATATATTAACAAGTGATAAAACAGGGTCCCGGGAGCATAGTTCCCTCATTCCGGGCCAGGAAAACAGCGGCGCTGCAGAGGTTTATGACCAAAAGGAAGGCTGGGGGTTTGTCAAATCCAGACAGGGGAAGCTTCCGGAGGTGACTGCTCACCAGCGTGACCTGGTGAAGAAATATGATGCCCTGTTTATGGGAGATAACAGCAAAAAACAGGTCACTCTGACCTTTGACCTTGGTTACGAAAAGGAAGGCCTGACCCCTAGAATACTAAAAATATTAAAAGAAAATAATGTCAAAGCAAGTTTTTTTGTCACCACCCACTGGATTGAAAAAGAGCCGCAATTGGCCAGGCAGCTTATCAGTGAAGGCCACATTATGGGAAATCACACCGTAAAACATAAGAGCCTGCCCACACTTTCGGATAATGAAGTGAAAGAGGAAATCCTCGGCTGGGAAAAAGTCGCTAAAGATGCCGCCGGCTATAAAATTAAGCATAAGTACATGAGACCGCCGATGGGGGAATATAGTGAGCGTACCTTGAAGCTGACCAGGGATATGGGCTACCGGACGGCATTTTGGAGTGTGGCTATCAAGGACTGGCTGCCTATGGAAGGTCCACAGGAAGCCATAAAAGGGATAACCGCTCAGCTGCATAACGGTGCAGTTGTCTTGCTGCACGGCAACTCGGAGGACGTGGTTGAGGGGCTTGACAGGATAATTAAGGAAATCAGAAAACGGGGTTATGGGATTGTACCGATATATAAAATTTAA
- a CDS encoding Crp/Fnr family transcriptional regulator, whose translation MTGKIKCMKDLALFDALSEEEKQTVTKLARGIFYRKGDLIFSEGDPADTIYLVRAGRVLLYKISEEGKEITLDILQEDDIFGENTIFENVDQSMNAKAMEDTYVCTCAREDIPRLLQNPMTSLKIIKTLADKLNNYTEQMANMAFKDVKGRVMDVLQRLARDYGLNTPKGVKIDILLNHQDLANLVNASRVMVTNTLNDLKGEGRIAVFERRFYLTERELVKDEIKNA comes from the coding sequence GTGACCGGAAAAATCAAGTGTATGAAGGACCTGGCATTATTTGACGCCCTCAGTGAAGAAGAAAAGCAGACTGTAACTAAACTGGCCAGGGGCATCTTTTACCGGAAGGGTGATCTTATATTCTCGGAAGGTGACCCGGCTGACACTATTTATTTGGTTAGGGCCGGACGGGTTCTGCTTTATAAAATTTCAGAAGAGGGTAAGGAAATCACTCTTGATATTCTTCAGGAGGATGACATATTTGGAGAAAACACTATCTTTGAGAATGTTGATCAGAGTATGAATGCCAAGGCGATGGAAGATACCTATGTGTGTACCTGTGCCAGAGAAGATATCCCCCGTCTCCTGCAAAATCCGATGACCTCCCTCAAAATAATTAAAACCTTGGCAGACAAGCTAAACAACTATACAGAGCAAATGGCGAACATGGCTTTCAAGGATGTGAAGGGCAGGGTCATGGATGTTCTGCAGCGCCTGGCCCGGGATTACGGTCTTAATACTCCAAAAGGAGTCAAAATTGACATTCTGTTAAATCACCAGGACCTGGCCAACCTGGTAAATGCTTCCCGGGTAATGGTCACCAACACTCTCAATGACCTTAAGGGAGAGGGCCGGATTGCTGTTTTTGAACGCCGGTTTTACCTTACTGAACGTGAATTAGTGAAGGATGAAATTAAAAATGCTTAA